The Terracoccus luteus genome includes a region encoding these proteins:
- a CDS encoding dihydrofolate reductase family protein yields MAQLLKVQNFTVSSDGYGAGTGQSLEHPFGHADPRVMMAWAGATDSWPNRTEPGGSRGLDDFLVRDFSRNIGAEIMGRNKFGPVRGEWPDLEWGGWWGDDTPFHTPVFVLTHFPRPALTKGDTTFHFVGGDPADVFAQAKQAAEGRDVRLGGGAQTVREFLDAGLVDSLHVAVAPVELGDGSRLWTTPDELDDRYEHDVVPSPSGVVHHLFWR; encoded by the coding sequence ATGGCGCAGCTGCTGAAGGTCCAGAACTTCACCGTGTCGAGCGACGGGTACGGCGCGGGCACCGGGCAGTCGCTCGAGCATCCGTTCGGCCACGCCGACCCCCGCGTCATGATGGCGTGGGCGGGCGCCACCGACAGCTGGCCGAACCGCACCGAGCCGGGCGGCAGCCGGGGCCTCGACGACTTCCTCGTACGCGACTTCAGCCGCAACATCGGCGCGGAGATCATGGGCCGCAACAAGTTCGGCCCGGTGCGCGGCGAATGGCCCGACCTCGAGTGGGGGGGCTGGTGGGGCGATGACACGCCCTTCCACACCCCGGTCTTCGTCCTCACCCACTTCCCGCGGCCGGCGCTGACGAAGGGCGACACGACCTTCCACTTCGTCGGCGGCGACCCGGCCGACGTCTTCGCCCAGGCCAAGCAGGCCGCCGAGGGTCGCGACGTGCGGCTCGGCGGGGGAGCGCAGACGGTGCGCGAGTTCCTCGACGCCGGCCTCGTCGACAGCCTCCACGTCGCCGTCGCGCCGGTCGAGCTCGGTGACGGCAGCCGCCTGTGGACCACCCCCGACGAGCTCGACGACCGCTACGAGCACGACGTCGTGCCGAGCCCCAGCGGCGTCGTACACCACCTGTTCTGGCGCTGA
- a CDS encoding winged helix-turn-helix transcriptional regulator, with the protein MTRHDPGAGQYCPISRTLDVVGERWSLLIVRDLIVGTTRFNDLARGLPGLSRTLLSKRLRHLEKAGVVERSGSHYLLTPSGRALEPIVFGLAQWGAEWVFGDPTPAELDAALLVWWMHTRLDTSVLVGDRHVLHVRFVDDPRRFWILVDHGTPSVCMVDPGYPVSLTISSDVASLYAVWLGRLPLSAALRHRRVTLDGPTSTTRRLSELLRLSPVAPFVVPVA; encoded by the coding sequence ATGACCAGACATGACCCCGGTGCGGGCCAGTACTGCCCCATTTCGCGCACGCTCGACGTGGTGGGTGAGCGGTGGTCGCTGCTCATCGTGCGCGACCTCATCGTCGGGACCACCCGCTTCAACGATCTGGCGCGCGGGCTGCCGGGGCTCTCACGCACTCTGCTCAGCAAGCGGCTGCGCCACCTCGAGAAGGCGGGCGTGGTCGAGCGGTCGGGGAGCCACTACCTGCTCACCCCGTCCGGGCGCGCCCTCGAGCCGATCGTCTTCGGCTTGGCGCAGTGGGGAGCCGAGTGGGTGTTCGGTGACCCGACACCGGCAGAGCTGGACGCTGCGCTGCTCGTGTGGTGGATGCACACCCGACTGGACACCTCCGTGCTCGTGGGCGACCGGCACGTTCTGCACGTGCGCTTCGTCGACGACCCGCGTCGCTTCTGGATCCTCGTCGACCACGGCACGCCCTCGGTGTGCATGGTCGATCCCGGCTACCCCGTGAGCCTGACGATCAGCTCGGACGTCGCCAGCTTGTACGCGGTATGGCTCGGCCGGTTGCCGCTGTCGGCCGCCCTGCGCCACCGCCGCGTCACGCTCGACGGCCCCACCTCGACCACGAGACGGCTGTCCGAGCTGCTGCGGCTGAGCCCCGTCGCCCCGTTCGTCGTGCCCGTCGCCTGA
- a CDS encoding cold-shock protein, whose translation MTEGTVRWFDADRGFGFIDLGPEAEDLYVHASEIVSDDGVRTLREGQLVEFEVGEGDRGPQARGVRVTGDSASGATGVLGTVSWYEPAKGYGFANPDGGGAEVFVHSSSIVGGGVVSEGQRVAFLVVDGEKGPQADHLLPLGAQAAQPADAPADGPDGADGTVSWYDFDKGFGFITPESDGPDVFVHARSLADGLPELREGDRVMFEVVESEKGPQARDVRLVGGPPPRASAGRAPSRGRSGQRDASDAPARGGQGVVARFDPERGFGFISPDAGGPDLFVHVSVLSGTDDLYAGDRVRYQVRQSDRGPQADRVELL comes from the coding sequence GTGACCGAGGGAACCGTCCGCTGGTTCGACGCCGACCGAGGTTTCGGCTTCATCGACCTCGGACCCGAGGCAGAAGACCTCTACGTCCACGCATCCGAGATCGTCAGTGACGACGGGGTGCGCACGCTCCGCGAGGGTCAGCTCGTCGAGTTCGAGGTCGGCGAGGGTGACCGCGGCCCGCAGGCACGCGGAGTCCGGGTCACGGGAGACTCGGCCTCCGGCGCGACGGGCGTGCTCGGAACGGTGTCCTGGTACGAGCCCGCCAAGGGGTACGGCTTCGCCAACCCCGACGGCGGCGGCGCTGAGGTCTTCGTGCACAGCTCGTCCATCGTGGGCGGCGGCGTGGTCTCGGAGGGTCAGCGGGTGGCGTTCCTCGTCGTCGACGGCGAGAAGGGCCCGCAGGCCGACCACCTGCTCCCGCTCGGGGCCCAGGCCGCCCAGCCGGCCGATGCCCCTGCCGACGGTCCCGACGGGGCGGACGGCACCGTGTCCTGGTACGACTTCGACAAGGGCTTCGGCTTCATCACCCCCGAGTCCGACGGGCCCGACGTCTTCGTCCACGCCCGTTCACTCGCCGACGGGCTGCCCGAGCTGCGGGAGGGCGACCGGGTGATGTTCGAGGTCGTCGAGAGCGAGAAGGGGCCGCAGGCCCGCGACGTCCGCCTCGTGGGCGGTCCCCCGCCGAGGGCGAGCGCCGGGAGGGCGCCGAGCCGCGGACGGTCGGGGCAGCGCGACGCGTCAGACGCACCGGCGCGTGGTGGTCAGGGTGTCGTGGCCCGCTTCGACCCGGAGCGCGGGTTCGGGTTCATCTCCCCGGATGCCGGCGGCCCGGACCTCTTCGTACACGTGTCCGTCCTCTCCGGCACCGACGACCTCTACGCGGGCGACCGCGTCCGGTACCAGGTGCGCCAGAGCGACCGCGGTCCGCAGGCCGACCGCGTCGAGCTGCTTTGA
- a CDS encoding GNAT family N-acetyltransferase gives MDAAQNRVALRPLRAGELSEPRYEQGDFDDFGPRPGYDRLPSCRLDADGSLAVLLDDEVVGSVGWHWVQWGPGASCRNPMIGIWLQESARGRGAGTRAQRLLVDLVFRHTAVNRVEAHTDVENIGEQRALEKAGFTREGTVRGAQWRAGGWHDGYLYSVLRAEWAERAERAERAERANGGEGGKAT, from the coding sequence ATGGATGCCGCGCAGAACCGTGTCGCGCTACGCCCCCTCCGCGCCGGCGAGCTGAGCGAACCGCGTTACGAACAGGGCGATTTCGACGACTTCGGACCTCGCCCGGGCTACGACCGGCTGCCGTCCTGCCGGCTCGACGCCGACGGGTCGCTCGCCGTGCTGCTCGACGACGAGGTCGTCGGCAGCGTCGGCTGGCACTGGGTGCAGTGGGGCCCCGGGGCGTCGTGCCGCAACCCGATGATCGGCATCTGGCTGCAGGAGTCGGCCCGCGGCCGGGGGGCCGGCACGCGCGCGCAGCGGCTGCTCGTCGACCTCGTCTTCCGCCACACCGCCGTCAACCGCGTCGAGGCGCACACCGACGTCGAGAACATCGGCGAGCAGCGCGCGCTCGAGAAGGCGGGCTTCACGCGCGAGGGCACCGTGCGCGGGGCGCAGTGGCGCGCCGGTGGCTGGCACGACGGCTACCTCTACTCCGTTCTCCGCGCCGAATGGGCCGAGCGGGCCGAGCGGGCCGAGCGGGCCGAGCGGGCCAATGGCGGTGAGGGCGGGAAAGCGACCTAG
- a CDS encoding glycosyltransferase, which yields MTLLVVSPDYASHLYPLATLATAWRDAGERVVVATGPATDALVTEFGFEREHLQLGRGSNPGVIRVEDQPAGEDDSLRGFFDATRRGAVETLAYQARARGDDLLWDPVGVARAVQRIVERVRPDHVVVDHLAFSARLALRASGVRHADVVLGHPTALTVGDEVYGHPPVFPEAIPTDAGELRSLRRLCEQVRDTFTAGWNAALDELAPGSAHSTDAFTETGDVLLLNYPGELHDPARTALLPPHRFLGSAVRSEPRDEQVEAWLAADDRPLVYVSLGSFLSVRSDVLARVAEALRDLDVRVALARGSTAVADLGPVPASWLVRGTLPQVRLLEHAALAVTHGGNNSVTEALTSGVPMVVLPLSTDQFAGAAALERVGFGESLDPNVSTASEIRAVAGRLLALDGDPRARLDALQRGLRSTPGAARARAALT from the coding sequence GTGACCCTGCTCGTCGTCAGCCCCGACTACGCCTCGCACCTCTACCCGCTCGCCACGCTCGCCACCGCGTGGCGCGACGCCGGTGAGCGCGTCGTCGTCGCGACCGGGCCCGCCACGGACGCCCTCGTCACGGAGTTCGGCTTCGAGCGCGAGCATCTGCAGCTCGGGCGCGGCAGCAACCCGGGCGTCATCCGGGTGGAGGACCAGCCCGCGGGGGAGGACGACTCGCTCCGCGGGTTCTTCGACGCCACCCGCCGGGGCGCGGTCGAGACCCTCGCGTACCAGGCTCGCGCCCGCGGTGACGACCTCCTGTGGGACCCCGTCGGGGTGGCGCGCGCCGTGCAGCGCATCGTCGAGCGGGTGCGGCCCGACCACGTCGTCGTCGACCACCTCGCCTTCAGTGCCCGGCTCGCCCTGCGGGCGTCCGGCGTGCGTCACGCCGACGTCGTGCTCGGCCACCCCACCGCCCTCACCGTCGGTGACGAGGTCTACGGACACCCGCCGGTCTTCCCGGAGGCCATCCCCACGGATGCCGGTGAGCTGCGTTCGCTGCGCCGCCTCTGCGAGCAGGTGCGCGACACGTTCACCGCCGGCTGGAACGCCGCCCTGGACGAGCTCGCGCCCGGGTCGGCCCACAGCACAGACGCGTTCACGGAGACCGGCGACGTGCTGCTGCTCAACTACCCGGGTGAGCTGCACGACCCGGCGCGCACGGCGCTGCTCCCGCCGCACCGTTTCCTCGGCTCGGCCGTGCGCAGCGAGCCCCGCGACGAGCAGGTGGAGGCCTGGCTCGCGGCCGACGACCGCCCGCTCGTCTACGTCAGCCTCGGCAGCTTCCTGTCGGTGCGTTCCGACGTGCTCGCGCGTGTGGCCGAGGCGCTGCGGGACCTCGACGTGCGGGTCGCGCTCGCGCGCGGGTCGACCGCGGTCGCCGACCTCGGGCCGGTGCCCGCGTCGTGGCTGGTGCGAGGCACGCTGCCGCAGGTGCGGCTGCTCGAGCACGCCGCTTTGGCCGTCACCCACGGCGGCAACAACAGCGTCACCGAGGCCCTCACCTCGGGCGTCCCGATGGTGGTGCTGCCGCTGTCGACCGACCAGTTCGCCGGGGCCGCCGCCCTCGAGCGCGTCGGCTTCGGGGAGTCCCTCGACCCCAACGTGTCCACGGCGAGCGAGATCCGCGCCGTCGCCGGTCGGCTGCTGGCCCTTGACGGCGACCCTCGCGCCCGGCTCGACGCCCTCCAGCGCGGCCTGAGATCGACCCCGGGCGCCGCGCGTGCGCGAGCCGCCCTCACCTGA
- a CDS encoding type I restriction-modification system subunit M produces the protein MITGELKGKIDRVWDAFWSGGISNPLEVIEQITYLLFVRRLDDLQTRKEAQARFSGSIQDPVYLPGQSHLRWSHFKNQDAEVMFQTVGQQVFPWLQQLGKQVNGGDHSTYSDHMKDARFTIPTPALLSKVVDMLDDVPMEKRDTNGDLYEYLLSKIASSGTNGQFRTPRHIIELMVAMTAPQPTDEICDPACGTAGFLVAASEYVREQHPSIMTDAQQRKHFHQGMFHGYDFDSTMLRIGSMNMLMHGIESPDVRYRDSLSEGASGDAEKYSLILANPPFAGSLDFESTAKDLQRVVKTKKTELLFLALFLRLLKPGGRAAVIVPDGVLFGSSTAHKALRRALVEDQKLDAVVKLPAGAFKPYAGVSTAILFFTKTNSGGTDHVWFYDIQADGWSLDDKRTPLLSEDKLGCMPLGSLSVEDHHRNNLPDVLRRWQAMEEEKARERTEQSFLVSKEDIAAQGYDLSLNRYKEVVHDDVEHREPGEIIADLEKLEAEIAEGLANLKAMLS, from the coding sequence GTGATCACAGGTGAACTCAAGGGCAAGATCGACCGCGTATGGGATGCCTTCTGGTCGGGCGGCATCAGCAACCCTCTCGAGGTGATCGAGCAGATCACCTATCTGCTGTTTGTCCGCCGCCTTGACGATCTCCAGACCCGCAAGGAGGCGCAGGCCAGGTTTAGCGGGAGCATTCAGGACCCGGTCTACCTGCCGGGCCAGAGCCACTTGAGGTGGTCGCACTTCAAGAACCAGGACGCCGAGGTCATGTTCCAGACCGTCGGCCAGCAAGTCTTCCCGTGGCTCCAGCAGCTCGGCAAGCAGGTCAACGGTGGTGACCACTCCACCTACTCCGACCACATGAAGGACGCCCGGTTCACGATCCCGACACCGGCACTCTTGTCGAAGGTCGTTGACATGCTCGACGACGTGCCGATGGAGAAGCGCGACACCAACGGCGACCTCTACGAGTACCTGCTGAGCAAGATCGCCTCCTCAGGCACGAACGGCCAATTCCGCACCCCGCGCCACATCATCGAGCTCATGGTCGCAATGACGGCACCGCAGCCGACTGACGAGATCTGCGACCCTGCCTGCGGCACGGCCGGCTTCCTCGTCGCCGCCTCCGAGTACGTCCGCGAGCAGCATCCGTCGATCATGACCGACGCGCAGCAGCGAAAGCACTTCCACCAGGGCATGTTCCACGGGTACGACTTCGATAGCACGATGCTGCGGATCGGCAGCATGAACATGCTCATGCACGGCATCGAGTCCCCGGACGTCCGCTACCGCGACTCGCTGTCAGAGGGCGCCAGCGGCGACGCCGAGAAGTACTCCCTCATCCTCGCCAACCCGCCCTTCGCTGGCAGCCTCGACTTCGAGTCGACCGCCAAGGACCTGCAGCGCGTCGTCAAGACAAAGAAGACCGAACTGCTCTTCCTCGCCCTCTTCCTGCGGCTGCTCAAGCCTGGCGGCCGCGCCGCGGTCATCGTCCCCGACGGCGTGCTCTTCGGGTCGAGCACCGCCCACAAGGCGCTGCGTAGGGCACTCGTCGAGGACCAGAAACTCGACGCCGTCGTGAAGCTCCCCGCCGGAGCGTTTAAGCCGTACGCCGGCGTGTCGACCGCGATCCTGTTCTTCACGAAGACCAACAGCGGCGGCACGGACCACGTGTGGTTCTACGACATCCAAGCGGACGGGTGGAGTCTCGACGACAAGCGCACCCCCCTCCTGTCGGAGGACAAGCTCGGGTGTATGCCACTGGGCTCGCTCTCTGTCGAAGACCACCACCGCAACAACCTCCCTGACGTCCTCCGGCGCTGGCAAGCAATGGAAGAGGAGAAGGCGCGCGAGCGGACTGAGCAGTCGTTCCTCGTCTCGAAGGAGGACATAGCCGCCCAGGGCTACGACCTGTCCCTCAACCGGTACAAGGAAGTCGTCCACGACGACGTCGAGCACCGGGAACCGGGCGAGATCATCGCGGACCTCGAGAAGCTGGAAGCAGAGATCGCCGAAGGTCTCGCCAACCTCAAGGCCATGCTCTCGTGA
- a CDS encoding ABC transporter ATP-binding protein: MTTTAGSTAPTPASKSPSSGRDAGDPLLRVAGLTKHFPIRRGLLQRQVGAVQAVDGLTFDVYRGETLSLVGESGCGKTTTGRMLTRLIEPTAGTLHFEGEDVTHWSVGKLRPLRRDVQMIFQDPYGSLNPRHTVGTIVGAPFQLQGIRPDKGVKATVQELLELVGLSPEHYNRYPHEFSGGQRQRIGIARSLALRPKLIVADEPVSALDVSIQAQVINLLEDLQDELGLTYVVIAHDLSVVRHMSDRVAVMYLGNLVELADRDELYTRPMHPYTTALMSAVPLPDTNRRGKRDRIRLQGDVPSPIDPPPACRFNTRCWKAQEVCRTVAPPLVELAPRHQVACHFPENGDTPAAGDLTDLTDLTEGADSADRPDRPDRAPEPR; the protein is encoded by the coding sequence ATGACGACCACCGCCGGTTCGACCGCGCCCACCCCCGCCTCGAAGAGCCCGTCCTCGGGCCGCGACGCCGGCGACCCGCTGCTGCGCGTGGCCGGTCTGACGAAGCACTTCCCCATCCGCCGGGGGCTCCTGCAGCGCCAGGTCGGCGCCGTGCAGGCGGTCGACGGGCTCACCTTCGACGTGTACCGCGGCGAGACCCTCTCCCTCGTGGGCGAGTCCGGCTGCGGTAAGACGACGACGGGCCGGATGCTGACGCGGCTCATCGAGCCCACGGCGGGCACCCTGCACTTCGAGGGCGAGGACGTCACCCACTGGTCGGTGGGAAAGCTGCGGCCGCTGCGCCGTGACGTGCAGATGATCTTCCAGGACCCGTACGGCTCGCTCAACCCGCGCCACACCGTCGGCACCATCGTCGGGGCACCCTTCCAGCTGCAGGGGATCCGGCCCGACAAGGGCGTCAAGGCGACCGTGCAGGAGCTGCTCGAGCTCGTCGGCCTCAGCCCCGAGCACTACAACCGCTACCCGCACGAGTTCTCGGGTGGCCAGCGCCAGCGCATCGGGATCGCCCGGTCGCTCGCGCTGCGGCCCAAGCTCATCGTCGCCGACGAGCCGGTGTCGGCGCTCGACGTCTCGATCCAGGCCCAGGTCATCAACCTGCTAGAAGACCTCCAGGACGAGCTGGGCCTCACCTACGTCGTCATCGCCCACGACCTGTCGGTCGTGCGGCACATGAGCGACCGCGTCGCCGTCATGTACCTCGGCAACCTCGTCGAGCTCGCGGACCGCGACGAGCTCTACACGCGGCCGATGCACCCGTACACGACGGCGCTCATGTCGGCCGTGCCGCTGCCCGACACGAACCGGCGCGGCAAGCGCGACCGCATCCGCCTCCAAGGCGACGTGCCGAGCCCGATCGACCCGCCCCCCGCATGCCGCTTCAACACCCGCTGCTGGAAGGCGCAGGAGGTGTGCCGCACCGTCGCGCCGCCGCTCGTCGAGCTGGCCCCGCGCCACCAGGTGGCGTGCCACTTCCCCGAGAACGGCGACACCCCCGCCGCCGGCGACCTCACCGACCTCACCGACCTCACCGAGGGCGCCGACAGCGCCGATCGGCCCGACCGGCCCGACCGGGCCCCCGAACCGCGCTGA
- a CDS encoding class I SAM-dependent methyltransferase, giving the protein MTIHLQPPTSSPAASTPDAADVALKAKHATMWGLGDYPAVARELIATLGPVVVEALDVKPGQRVLDVAAGTGNAAIPAALAGAVVVATDLTQSLLDVGRAAAEAAGAHLEWRQADAEALPFPAATFDTVLSVVGVMFAPHHQASADELVRVCRPGGRIGLICWTPEGFIGQMFAAMKPFAAPPPPGAQPPPLWGREEHVRLLLGERVVSVSAEKRTVAVTFESGEAFRDFFKRTYGPTIVTYRFIADDPEKVAALDDALAELGRSALDHQGQMEWEYLLVTATRA; this is encoded by the coding sequence ATGACCATCCACCTGCAACCCCCGACGAGCAGCCCGGCCGCGAGCACTCCGGATGCCGCTGACGTGGCTCTCAAGGCCAAGCACGCCACGATGTGGGGGCTCGGTGACTACCCGGCGGTGGCCCGAGAGCTGATCGCCACCCTTGGGCCCGTCGTCGTGGAAGCCCTCGACGTGAAGCCAGGGCAGCGCGTGCTCGACGTCGCGGCCGGCACCGGAAATGCCGCGATACCGGCGGCGCTCGCCGGCGCCGTGGTGGTGGCAACAGACCTGACCCAGAGCCTGCTCGACGTCGGGCGTGCCGCCGCCGAAGCTGCGGGCGCCCATCTCGAGTGGCGCCAGGCTGACGCCGAGGCGCTGCCCTTCCCCGCTGCCACGTTCGACACGGTGCTCTCAGTCGTGGGCGTGATGTTCGCCCCCCACCACCAGGCGAGCGCCGACGAGCTGGTGCGGGTGTGCCGGCCTGGCGGGCGCATCGGCCTGATCTGCTGGACGCCGGAGGGCTTCATCGGCCAGATGTTCGCGGCGATGAAGCCCTTCGCGGCGCCACCCCCGCCTGGAGCCCAGCCGCCGCCGCTGTGGGGCCGGGAGGAGCACGTGCGGCTCCTGCTGGGTGAGCGGGTCGTGTCGGTGAGCGCCGAGAAACGAACGGTGGCGGTGACCTTCGAGAGCGGAGAGGCCTTCCGCGACTTCTTCAAACGGACGTACGGACCGACGATCGTGACCTACCGCTTCATCGCCGACGATCCTGAGAAGGTCGCCGCGCTCGATGACGCGCTGGCCGAGCTGGGCCGGTCTGCCCTGGACCACCAGGGTCAGATGGAGTGGGAGTACCTGTTGGTCACGGCCACCCGCGCCTGA
- a CDS encoding glycosyltransferase: MVEQTAGCLVAARESAGDAPHPVPVREALAAVRDAPTLLEALRLGPDLERSAAAEGPDGADVLLEATRGTDALTASLAVRALGRVGGPASADALVDLLTTGPDHLRDAAAEALRGVTLTERALAPLAEAVAEGGFRGMLAQWTLEVRGATEPDAVGRALEAALARCSTPAGRAALVETWGLLHGEAAEEALCRLALDDTEPHASRAAATAALGDREPDAADRPAATAPRAPSARHDALAQVVDDGGPLGSVAALALSDLARPPAAAESPASATPAAPAGPFTVAQLFLHADVDGDLSRAGQGDTGGIATLLVQLGDALLQANPGIGRVLTVSRGRPDDAALGLVHLDRRGHHYLSVPLWGPPVPAGRAWPLRVAVRRGLRRILRAAGRVDALHLRMGDVATMVAADVADELGIPVVFTLAPDPNALVASRDAAGTLTREGFGEADAVEHLVFRERLLGRLQRRADHLVLFPRPHLADDMARLMGLDVRAEADRVTPVAEGISLEAVDRAAEAVTTATPPARERQALDELDRLLDTLPAHRRRLPLAVSVGRLNRVKGTATLVQAWAADRRLHERCTLLVVGGDLADPSDDEREQLDAIDAVVPLDDAASRGLLLPGHRPNATVTTWLAAVRAGRPGRAAPHGVYVSSSLKEEFGIAILEAMATGLPVVAPATGGPATYVDDGVTGILVDTASATALTEAVHAALDLAATPDADDHAEQARRMVRERFGIAGMADALSTVYRAVAPTEVAR, from the coding sequence ATGGTCGAGCAGACGGCTGGGTGCCTTGTTGCTGCGCGCGAGAGCGCCGGTGACGCCCCACACCCCGTCCCGGTCCGTGAGGCCCTCGCCGCCGTGCGAGACGCGCCCACGCTGCTCGAAGCGCTGCGCCTCGGCCCCGACCTCGAGCGGTCGGCCGCAGCCGAGGGCCCCGACGGCGCCGACGTCCTGCTCGAGGCCACGCGCGGCACCGACGCCCTCACCGCGTCCCTCGCCGTACGCGCCCTCGGCCGGGTGGGCGGCCCCGCCTCGGCCGACGCCCTCGTCGACCTGCTCACCACCGGACCCGACCACCTTCGCGACGCCGCTGCGGAGGCCCTGCGGGGGGTGACCCTGACCGAGCGGGCCCTCGCCCCGCTCGCCGAGGCGGTCGCCGAGGGTGGCTTCCGGGGGATGCTCGCCCAGTGGACCCTCGAGGTCCGGGGTGCCACCGAGCCGGATGCCGTGGGGCGCGCCCTCGAGGCCGCGCTCGCTCGGTGCTCGACCCCCGCCGGTCGGGCCGCCCTCGTCGAGACCTGGGGGCTGCTGCACGGCGAGGCGGCGGAGGAGGCCCTGTGTCGCCTCGCGCTCGACGACACCGAGCCCCACGCGTCGCGGGCCGCAGCGACCGCCGCCCTGGGCGACCGCGAGCCGGACGCAGCCGACCGTCCCGCAGCGACCGCACCGAGGGCACCGTCGGCCCGCCACGACGCCCTCGCGCAGGTGGTCGACGACGGCGGCCCGCTCGGCTCGGTCGCCGCGCTCGCGCTGAGCGACCTGGCCCGGCCGCCCGCGGCGGCCGAGAGCCCCGCATCCGCCACGCCGGCCGCCCCGGCCGGCCCGTTCACGGTGGCGCAGCTGTTCCTGCACGCCGACGTCGACGGCGACCTGTCGCGGGCGGGTCAGGGCGACACCGGTGGCATCGCCACCCTGCTCGTGCAGCTCGGCGACGCTCTGCTGCAGGCGAACCCGGGCATCGGCCGGGTGCTCACCGTCTCCCGTGGCCGCCCCGACGACGCCGCTCTCGGGCTAGTCCACCTCGACCGCAGGGGTCACCACTACCTCTCGGTCCCGCTGTGGGGGCCGCCCGTGCCCGCCGGCAGGGCGTGGCCGCTGCGGGTGGCCGTCCGTCGCGGGCTGCGGCGCATCCTGCGCGCTGCCGGCCGCGTCGACGCGCTGCACCTGCGCATGGGTGACGTCGCCACCATGGTCGCCGCCGACGTCGCCGACGAGCTCGGCATCCCCGTCGTCTTCACCCTCGCCCCCGACCCCAACGCGCTCGTCGCGAGCCGCGACGCCGCGGGCACCCTCACCCGCGAGGGCTTCGGGGAGGCCGACGCCGTCGAGCACCTCGTCTTCCGCGAGCGACTGCTCGGGCGACTGCAGCGGCGGGCCGACCACCTCGTGCTCTTCCCGCGTCCGCACCTCGCCGACGACATGGCCCGCCTCATGGGCCTCGACGTGAGGGCCGAGGCCGACCGCGTCACCCCCGTCGCGGAGGGCATCAGCCTGGAGGCCGTCGACCGGGCCGCGGAGGCCGTCACGACGGCCACGCCACCGGCGCGCGAGCGGCAGGCGCTAGACGAGCTCGACCGGCTGCTCGACACCCTGCCCGCCCACCGCCGCCGGCTGCCGCTCGCCGTCAGCGTGGGGCGCCTCAACCGCGTCAAGGGCACGGCCACGCTCGTGCAGGCGTGGGCCGCGGACCGGCGGCTGCACGAGCGGTGCACCCTGCTCGTCGTCGGCGGCGACCTCGCCGACCCCTCCGACGACGAGCGCGAGCAGCTCGACGCCATCGACGCCGTCGTGCCGCTCGACGACGCCGCGAGCCGGGGCCTGCTGCTGCCCGGTCACCGGCCCAACGCCACGGTGACGACCTGGCTCGCCGCGGTGCGCGCCGGTCGCCCCGGCCGGGCCGCGCCCCACGGGGTGTACGTCTCGTCGAGCCTCAAGGAGGAGTTCGGCATCGCCATCCTCGAGGCCATGGCCACCGGGCTGCCGGTCGTGGCCCCGGCCACCGGCGGGCCGGCCACGTACGTCGACGACGGCGTCACCGGCATCCTCGTCGACACCGCATCGGCGACCGCGCTGACGGAGGCCGTGCACGCCGCCCTGGACCTCGCGGCGACGCCCGACGCCGACGACCACGCCGAGCAGGCACGACGCATGGTGCGCGAGCGGTTCGGCATCGCGGGCATGGCCGACGCCCTCTCGACGGTCTACCGCGCGGTCGCCCCGACGGAGGTGGCCCGGTGA